From a region of the Canis lupus dingo isolate Sandy chromosome 5, ASM325472v2, whole genome shotgun sequence genome:
- the RNF112 gene encoding RING finger protein 112 isoform X1 — translation MPRSALSIISFCHRLGKQERKRSFMGSSRNSWSHTPFPKLELGLGSRPAVPRELPACSICLERLREPISLDCGHDFCTRCFSTHRVPGCEPPCCPECRKICKQKRGLRSLGEKMKLLPQRPLPAVLQETCAVRAEPLLLVRINASGGLILRMGAINRCLKHPLARDTPVCLLAVLGEQHSGKTFLLNHLLRGLPSLESGEGGWPRGGSLQGFRWGANSLTRGIWMWSHPFLLGKEGRKVAVFLVDTGDAMSPELSRETRTKLCALTTMLSSYQILNTSPELKDTDLEYLEMFVHVAEVMGRHYGMVPIQHLDLLVRDSSYSSKAGLGRVGDMIQKSSGKYPKVQELLQGRRARCYLLPTPARQWATRGQGSPGDTDDDLGHLSAYVADVLSAAPQHAKSRCQGYWSEGRPVARGDRRLLTGQQLAQEIKNLSGWMGRTGPGFASADEMAAQLHDLRTVEAAKKEFEEYVRQQDVATKRIFSALRVLPDTMRNLLSTQKDAILARHGAALLCQGREQTLEALEAELQAEAKVFMDSYTMRFCGHLAAVGGAVGAGLMGLAGGVVGAGMAAAALAAEAGMVAAGAAVGATGAAVVGGGVGAGLAATVGCMEKEEDDRVQEGDREPLLQEE, via the exons ATGCCGAGGTCCGCCTTGTCAATCATCTCCTTTTGTCACCGGCTTGGCAAGCAG GAGAGAAAACGGAGCTTCATGGGAAGCAGTCGCAACAGTTG GTCCCACACGCCATTCCCCAAgctggagctgggcctggggtccCGGCCCGCGGTGCCCCGGGAGCTCCCCGCCTGCTCCATCTGCCTGGAAAGGCTGCGGGAACCCATCTCGCTGGACTGTGGCCATGACTTCTGTACGCGGTGCTTCAGCACACACCGCGTCCCGGGCTGTGAGCCGCCCTGCTGTCCAGAGTGCCGGAAGATATGCAAGCAGAAGAGGGGCCTCCGGAGTCTGGGGGAGAAGATGAAGCTCCTGCCGCAGAGGCCTCTGCCCGCCGTGCTGCAG GAGACCTGTGCTGTGAGAGCAGAGCCACTGCTGCTGGTGCGAATCAATGCCTCTGGAGGCCTCATCTTGAGGATGGGAGCCATCAACCGCTGCCTGAAGCACCCCCTGGCCAGGGACACCCCTGTCTgcctccttgctgtcctgggggAGCAGCACTCAGGGAAGACCTTCCTTCTCAACCACTTGCTCCGGGGCCTGCCAAGCCTg GAGTCAGGGGAGGGCGGCTGGCCGAGAGGAGGGTCCCTGCAGGGGTTCAGGTGGGGTGCCAATAGCCTTACCAGGGGCATATGGATGTGGAGCCACCCTTTCctgctggggaaggaggggaggaag GTGGCCGTGTTCCTGGTGGACACAGGGGATGCCAtgagccctgagctgagcagagaaACGCGGACTAAGCTCTGTGCCCTCACCACGATGCTGAGCTCCTACCAG ATCCTCAATACCTCCCCGGAGCTGAAGGATACAGACCTGGAATATCTGGAG ATGTTCGTCCATGTGGCCGAGGTGATGGGCAGGCATTATGGGATGGTGCCAATCCAG CACCTGGATCTCTTAGTTCGGGACTCATCCTACTCCAGCAAGGCAGGGCTGGGCCGCGTGGGTGACATGATCCAG AAATCCTCTGGCAAGTACCCCAAGGTTCAGGAGCTGCTCCAAGGGAGGCGAGCCCGCTGTTACCTCCTGCCCACCCCGGCGCGGCAGTGGGCCAccagaggccagggcagcccaggcg ACACAGATGACGATTTGGGGCACCTCTCCGCCTACGTGGCCGATGTGCTGAGCGCCGCCCCCCAGCACGCCAAGAGCCGCTGCCAGGGGTACTGGAGCGAGGGCCGCCCCGTGGCCAGGGGGGACAGACGCCTGCTCACGGGGCAGCAGTTAGCTCAGGAAATCAAG AACCTGTCGGGCTGGATGGGGAGGACGGGGCCTGGGTTCGCCTCCGCGGATGAG ATGGCCGCCCAGCTGCACGACCTGAGGACGGTGGAGGCCGCCAAGAAGGAGTTCGAGGAGTACGTGCGGCAGCAG GACGTGGCCACCAAGCGCATCTTCTCTGCGCTCCGGGTGCTGCCCGACACCATGCGCAACCTGCTGTCCACGCAGAAGGACGCCATCCTGGCCCGCCACGGGGCGGCCCTGCTGTGCCAGGGCAGGGAGCAGACCCTGGAGGCGCTGGAGGCCGAGCTGCAGGCCGAGGCCAAGGTCTTCATGGACTCCTACACCATGCGCTTCTGCGGCCACCTGGCTGCCGTGGGCGGCGCCGTGGGCGCGGGGCTCATGGGCCTGGCGGGCGGCGTGGTGGGCGCGGGCATGGCAGCGGCCGCGCTGGCCGCCGAGGCCGGGATGGTGGCGGCGGGGGCCGCGGTGGGGGCCACGGGGGCCGCCGTGGTCGGGGGCGGCGTGGGCGCTGGGCTGGCGGCCACCGTGGGCTgcatggagaaggaggaggacgaCAGGGTGCAGGAGGGGGACCGGGAGCCCCTGCTGCAGGAGGAGTAA
- the RNF112 gene encoding RING finger protein 112 isoform X2, with amino-acid sequence MPRSALSIISFCHRLGKQERKRSFMGSSRNSWSHTPFPKLELGLGSRPAVPRELPACSICLERLREPISLDCGHDFCTRCFSTHRVPGCEPPCCPECRKICKQKRGLRSLGEKMKLLPQRPLPAVLQETCAVRAEPLLLVRINASGGLILRMGAINRCLKHPLARDTPVCLLAVLGEQHSGKTFLLNHLLRGLPSLESGEGGWPRGGSLQGFRWGANSLTRGIWMWSHPFLLGKEGRKVAVFLVDTGDAMSPELSRETRTKLCALTTMLSSYQILNTSPELKDTDLEYLEMFVHVAEVMGRHYGMVPIQHLDLLVRDSSYSSKAGLGRVGDMIQKSSGKYPKVQELLQGRRARCYLLPTPARQWATRGQGSPGDDDLGHLSAYVADVLSAAPQHAKSRCQGYWSEGRPVARGDRRLLTGQQLAQEIKNLSGWMGRTGPGFASADEMAAQLHDLRTVEAAKKEFEEYVRQQDVATKRIFSALRVLPDTMRNLLSTQKDAILARHGAALLCQGREQTLEALEAELQAEAKVFMDSYTMRFCGHLAAVGGAVGAGLMGLAGGVVGAGMAAAALAAEAGMVAAGAAVGATGAAVVGGGVGAGLAATVGCMEKEEDDRVQEGDREPLLQEE; translated from the exons ATGCCGAGGTCCGCCTTGTCAATCATCTCCTTTTGTCACCGGCTTGGCAAGCAG GAGAGAAAACGGAGCTTCATGGGAAGCAGTCGCAACAGTTG GTCCCACACGCCATTCCCCAAgctggagctgggcctggggtccCGGCCCGCGGTGCCCCGGGAGCTCCCCGCCTGCTCCATCTGCCTGGAAAGGCTGCGGGAACCCATCTCGCTGGACTGTGGCCATGACTTCTGTACGCGGTGCTTCAGCACACACCGCGTCCCGGGCTGTGAGCCGCCCTGCTGTCCAGAGTGCCGGAAGATATGCAAGCAGAAGAGGGGCCTCCGGAGTCTGGGGGAGAAGATGAAGCTCCTGCCGCAGAGGCCTCTGCCCGCCGTGCTGCAG GAGACCTGTGCTGTGAGAGCAGAGCCACTGCTGCTGGTGCGAATCAATGCCTCTGGAGGCCTCATCTTGAGGATGGGAGCCATCAACCGCTGCCTGAAGCACCCCCTGGCCAGGGACACCCCTGTCTgcctccttgctgtcctgggggAGCAGCACTCAGGGAAGACCTTCCTTCTCAACCACTTGCTCCGGGGCCTGCCAAGCCTg GAGTCAGGGGAGGGCGGCTGGCCGAGAGGAGGGTCCCTGCAGGGGTTCAGGTGGGGTGCCAATAGCCTTACCAGGGGCATATGGATGTGGAGCCACCCTTTCctgctggggaaggaggggaggaag GTGGCCGTGTTCCTGGTGGACACAGGGGATGCCAtgagccctgagctgagcagagaaACGCGGACTAAGCTCTGTGCCCTCACCACGATGCTGAGCTCCTACCAG ATCCTCAATACCTCCCCGGAGCTGAAGGATACAGACCTGGAATATCTGGAG ATGTTCGTCCATGTGGCCGAGGTGATGGGCAGGCATTATGGGATGGTGCCAATCCAG CACCTGGATCTCTTAGTTCGGGACTCATCCTACTCCAGCAAGGCAGGGCTGGGCCGCGTGGGTGACATGATCCAG AAATCCTCTGGCAAGTACCCCAAGGTTCAGGAGCTGCTCCAAGGGAGGCGAGCCCGCTGTTACCTCCTGCCCACCCCGGCGCGGCAGTGGGCCAccagaggccagggcagcccaggcg ATGACGATTTGGGGCACCTCTCCGCCTACGTGGCCGATGTGCTGAGCGCCGCCCCCCAGCACGCCAAGAGCCGCTGCCAGGGGTACTGGAGCGAGGGCCGCCCCGTGGCCAGGGGGGACAGACGCCTGCTCACGGGGCAGCAGTTAGCTCAGGAAATCAAG AACCTGTCGGGCTGGATGGGGAGGACGGGGCCTGGGTTCGCCTCCGCGGATGAG ATGGCCGCCCAGCTGCACGACCTGAGGACGGTGGAGGCCGCCAAGAAGGAGTTCGAGGAGTACGTGCGGCAGCAG GACGTGGCCACCAAGCGCATCTTCTCTGCGCTCCGGGTGCTGCCCGACACCATGCGCAACCTGCTGTCCACGCAGAAGGACGCCATCCTGGCCCGCCACGGGGCGGCCCTGCTGTGCCAGGGCAGGGAGCAGACCCTGGAGGCGCTGGAGGCCGAGCTGCAGGCCGAGGCCAAGGTCTTCATGGACTCCTACACCATGCGCTTCTGCGGCCACCTGGCTGCCGTGGGCGGCGCCGTGGGCGCGGGGCTCATGGGCCTGGCGGGCGGCGTGGTGGGCGCGGGCATGGCAGCGGCCGCGCTGGCCGCCGAGGCCGGGATGGTGGCGGCGGGGGCCGCGGTGGGGGCCACGGGGGCCGCCGTGGTCGGGGGCGGCGTGGGCGCTGGGCTGGCGGCCACCGTGGGCTgcatggagaaggaggaggacgaCAGGGTGCAGGAGGGGGACCGGGAGCCCCTGCTGCAGGAGGAGTAA